From one Treponema denticola genomic stretch:
- a CDS encoding 4Fe-4S binding protein has translation MAKQNKQKTLNKKRHAIQALGMLAVNGNLIGFLKGQIYKGPMKKVCMPVLNCYSCPGALFGCPIGSIQATIGSSKFNFAFYVVGLLSLFAIAAGRLFCGYICPFGLFQDLLDKIPLKKIKVPQKVNKVLRYLKYFILVFFVFVLPFALQDKYGLSDPYFCKYICPSGILFGAIPLISMNQALTNSLGALFGLKFTVLAIISMLSMIFYRPFCRYLCPLGAFLGMFNPISLYRLKINDKCIKCRKCERTCKLDIPTYKTPNSPECIRCGECIKACPVKAIEHSFLFTENNQTQAKAEK, from the coding sequence TTGGCTAAACAAAACAAACAAAAAACACTGAATAAAAAACGCCATGCAATTCAAGCATTAGGAATGTTGGCAGTAAACGGAAATCTTATAGGCTTTTTAAAGGGTCAAATCTATAAGGGCCCTATGAAAAAAGTCTGTATGCCTGTTTTAAACTGTTATTCATGCCCGGGTGCTTTGTTCGGATGCCCTATCGGCTCGATACAGGCAACCATTGGAAGCAGCAAATTTAACTTTGCTTTTTATGTGGTAGGCCTATTGTCGCTATTTGCAATAGCCGCAGGAAGACTTTTTTGCGGCTATATTTGCCCTTTCGGACTTTTCCAAGACCTATTGGATAAGATTCCCTTAAAAAAAATTAAGGTTCCGCAAAAAGTAAACAAGGTTTTAAGGTATCTAAAATACTTTATCCTTGTCTTTTTTGTCTTTGTTCTTCCCTTTGCCTTGCAGGATAAATACGGACTGAGCGATCCTTATTTTTGTAAATATATTTGCCCGTCAGGCATCCTATTCGGAGCAATTCCGCTTATCTCGATGAATCAAGCTCTCACCAACTCTTTAGGAGCCTTATTCGGCCTAAAATTTACGGTTTTAGCAATCATTTCAATGCTTTCAATGATTTTTTACAGACCCTTTTGCCGCTATTTATGCCCCCTCGGAGCCTTTTTAGGAATGTTCAATCCTATAAGCCTATACCGCTTAAAAATAAATGACAAGTGCATAAAATGCAGAAAATGCGAAAGAACCTGTAAACTGGATATTCCGACATATAAGACCCCCAATAGCCCTGAATGTATAAGATGCGGAGAATGTATCAAGGCTTGTCCCGTAAAAGCTATCGAGCACAGCTTTCTTTTTACGGAAAACAATCAAACCCAAGCTAAAGCCGAAAAATAA
- a CDS encoding CD1871A family CXXC motif-containing protein — protein sequence MKKKIAAILVIILALSFTLIGIYRGEVAVVLKKAVNICMECIGIG from the coding sequence ATGAAAAAGAAAATAGCGGCAATACTTGTTATTATTTTAGCATTAAGCTTTACCCTTATAGGAATATACCGCGGTGAAGTTGCTGTAGTCCTCAAAAAGGCTGTAAATATATGTATGGAGTGTATAGGAATTGGCTAA
- a CDS encoding TlpA disulfide reductase family protein — MKKFYKIFIAAVVFLLVTSAAFAGGSKETGIKELTKKEKEAGWRYFKAIGFKLHRPAFFDTYKDNVNADSSVGEEDKKTDEVVYKVYLYEFASDELNEKYDAIVSNKQLSRDQKIEKIQKEVDPYLKPIYKLVVLRTPLIGTKTLAELTGLPNNEVIRKTKEFTQVLAIADFNAEGLSEKAAEIYKDMISQVKPIIPTIQCTDPISAEAAMIKNVKGLTFDTIDLEGNKITSDILAKYDVTMINIWATWCPPCRAELPEIGKLYEAFRDKGCNIIGITGDVSPDAQDALPTAKELISKAGCKYTVVQYNDTLKPILDNLSAWPTTIFVDKKGNIIASSVNDIIIGSRDLAEFTEAMEKALKAVGK, encoded by the coding sequence ATGAAGAAATTTTACAAAATCTTTATAGCAGCCGTTGTATTTTTGCTTGTTACATCGGCAGCTTTCGCAGGCGGTTCCAAAGAGACCGGAATTAAGGAACTGACAAAGAAAGAAAAAGAAGCCGGATGGCGTTATTTTAAAGCCATCGGATTTAAGCTGCACCGTCCCGCATTCTTTGATACATACAAGGACAATGTCAATGCAGACAGCAGTGTCGGTGAAGAAGACAAGAAAACCGATGAGGTCGTATACAAAGTTTATTTGTATGAATTTGCTTCCGATGAATTAAATGAAAAATATGATGCAATTGTAAGCAACAAGCAGTTAAGCAGAGACCAAAAAATTGAAAAGATACAAAAAGAAGTAGATCCCTATCTTAAACCGATTTATAAACTCGTTGTTTTACGTACACCCCTGATAGGTACAAAAACACTTGCCGAACTTACAGGCCTTCCAAATAACGAAGTCATCAGAAAGACAAAAGAATTCACACAAGTTCTAGCTATCGCCGATTTTAATGCCGAAGGCTTAAGTGAAAAGGCTGCTGAAATTTATAAAGATATGATTTCTCAAGTCAAGCCAATCATTCCGACAATTCAGTGTACCGACCCTATTTCTGCTGAAGCGGCAATGATAAAAAATGTAAAAGGCTTAACCTTTGACACTATTGACCTTGAAGGCAACAAAATAACAAGTGATATCCTCGCAAAATACGATGTTACGATGATAAATATCTGGGCAACATGGTGTCCCCCATGTAGAGCAGAATTACCTGAAATTGGCAAACTCTATGAAGCCTTTAGGGACAAGGGTTGTAACATAATAGGTATTACTGGTGATGTAAGCCCTGATGCACAAGATGCACTTCCCACAGCCAAAGAATTAATTTCCAAAGCCGGCTGTAAGTACACTGTAGTTCAATACAATGACACATTAAAGCCTATATTGGATAATCTTTCAGCTTGGCCTACAACTATATTTGTAGACAAAAAAGGAAATATTATAGCATCTTCCGTTAATGATATCATCATTGGAAGCCGCGATCTTGCAGAATTTACCGAAGCTATGGAAAAAGCTTTAAAAGCTGTAGGAAAATAA
- a CDS encoding YbaK/EbsC family protein → MGLKEARDHLSLFSLEDRIIEFDTSSATVELAAEAVGCKPEFIVKTLAFMVKEDPILILLAGSARIDNAKFRKTFHCKTKMMNEEQLFNFIGHPAGGVCPFGLKTQVPVYIDESIRPLDWVYPAAGTENTAVRMNVQELEKASKAVTWVSVSK, encoded by the coding sequence ATGGGATTAAAAGAAGCACGCGATCATTTAAGCTTATTTTCACTGGAAGACAGGATTATAGAATTCGATACCTCAAGTGCGACCGTAGAACTTGCAGCAGAGGCGGTAGGTTGTAAACCCGAATTCATCGTAAAAACCCTGGCTTTTATGGTAAAAGAAGATCCTATACTCATCCTTCTTGCAGGCTCGGCCCGCATAGACAATGCAAAATTCAGAAAGACCTTTCACTGCAAAACAAAGATGATGAATGAAGAACAGCTTTTCAATTTTATCGGCCATCCTGCAGGGGGAGTCTGCCCCTTCGGTTTAAAGACTCAAGTTCCGGTTTATATAGACGAATCCATAAGGCCATTGGATTGGGTCTATCCTGCAGCAGGAACCGAAAACACAGCTGTCCGCATGAATGTTCAAGAACTTGAAAAAGCATCAAAAGCCGTAACATGGGTAAGCGTGAGCAAATAA
- a CDS encoding FecCD family ABC transporter permease gives MLEERRRKMLIFLFISCILLALSVLAAIYFGSTKIPLSEIIKIIFYHENSDFAIIIWDIRMPRIILALIVGANLAASGALLQAVIQNPLADPGIIGISSGAKLGLLLALLIFPQFVTAAPLFAFIGAMGAAILVYLLAWKGGVKTVRLILAGVAVNAFFAGISYLITILNNDKIQNIMLWLSGNLSGRSMYDVKLILPYSLIGLAAALAAIRPSNLLLFGDEKAGSLGLNITRSRILISLTASFLAAISTSLVGVISFVGLVIPHIVRLITGPNYKYLLPLSILNGGIFLLIADTFARTIAAPIELPVGTLMALVGGPFFVYLLRRK, from the coding sequence ATGCTGGAAGAACGCCGAAGAAAAATGCTCATCTTTCTCTTTATTTCTTGCATTCTTCTGGCCTTATCCGTTTTGGCTGCAATCTATTTCGGAAGCACAAAAATCCCCCTCAGTGAGATTATAAAAATTATATTCTATCATGAAAATTCCGATTTTGCCATAATTATTTGGGACATAAGGATGCCCAGAATTATTTTAGCCCTCATAGTCGGAGCAAACCTTGCTGCTTCAGGCGCCCTTCTCCAAGCGGTTATCCAAAACCCTTTGGCAGACCCCGGAATAATAGGCATTTCGAGCGGAGCAAAGCTGGGACTCTTACTGGCCCTCTTGATCTTTCCTCAATTTGTTACGGCAGCCCCCCTATTCGCATTTATAGGGGCGATGGGAGCTGCTATCTTGGTTTACCTTTTGGCTTGGAAGGGCGGAGTAAAAACCGTCCGCCTTATTTTGGCGGGTGTTGCAGTAAACGCTTTTTTTGCAGGGATAAGCTATCTTATTACAATCTTAAACAACGACAAGATTCAAAACATCATGCTTTGGCTAAGCGGAAACCTTTCGGGACGCAGCATGTACGATGTTAAGCTTATCTTGCCCTACTCCCTCATAGGCCTTGCAGCCGCCCTTGCAGCCATCCGTCCGAGCAATCTCCTCTTATTCGGAGACGAAAAGGCCGGCAGTTTAGGCTTAAACATTACAAGAAGCCGAATTCTAATTTCGCTCACAGCCTCCTTTTTGGCGGCCATTTCCACCTCTCTCGTCGGAGTCATAAGTTTTGTAGGCCTTGTAATTCCCCACATCGTAAGACTTATCACAGGTCCCAACTACAAATATCTTTTACCCCTTTCGATATTAAATGGAGGGATATTTTTATTGATAGCTGACACATTTGCACGCACAATAGCGGCCCCCATAGAATTACCCGTCGGTACCCTGATGGCCCTGGTCGGCGGCCCTTTTTTCGTTTATCTTTTAAGGAGGAAGTAA
- a CDS encoding ABC transporter substrate-binding protein, producing the protein MKTKKTLIYFVLVVSLTLFAASCSEINDFFKQDKKDLPDRTTVEAGPRVIAGTMSIVEILDDLGYKNVAGVPSSRHAMPELYAKTEKIGMPLQPDIETVKRLNADIYLASLGSKPTLDKIFQNQNIKTEYVDLNSYEACLNTIRHLGEMTSKQKEAEHVIQTIEAKTLEVRRSIYSKKSPKVLMLLGSPKKLMMGTKNCYTGSLMEVLKIHNIANDIGDFDKSYVPINIEEIVKHQPDIIIRLTHTNSEDTAESLRAEFAKNEIWQKVKAVKEDKIYDLDSNLYTVSRNIKIMQTVENLKEIIYGETED; encoded by the coding sequence ATGAAAACAAAAAAAACTCTTATATACTTCGTATTAGTTGTTTCCTTAACTTTATTCGCCGCAAGCTGTTCAGAAATTAATGATTTTTTTAAACAAGATAAAAAAGACTTGCCTGACCGCACAACGGTAGAAGCAGGGCCACGCGTTATTGCAGGAACCATGTCCATAGTCGAAATCTTAGATGACCTCGGCTATAAAAATGTTGCAGGCGTGCCTTCAAGCCGTCACGCTATGCCTGAGCTTTATGCAAAGACCGAAAAAATCGGTATGCCATTGCAGCCGGATATCGAAACGGTAAAACGGCTGAATGCGGATATCTATTTGGCTTCTTTAGGTTCAAAACCTACATTGGATAAGATATTTCAAAACCAAAACATAAAAACGGAATATGTCGATTTAAATTCATATGAGGCATGTTTAAATACTATCAGACATCTGGGAGAAATGACTTCAAAACAAAAAGAGGCGGAACATGTCATTCAAACCATTGAAGCAAAAACCCTCGAAGTACGCCGCTCCATTTACAGCAAAAAAAGCCCCAAGGTCTTGATGCTTTTAGGTTCTCCAAAAAAATTGATGATGGGAACAAAAAACTGTTACACAGGAAGCTTGATGGAAGTTTTAAAAATTCACAATATAGCAAACGATATCGGAGACTTCGACAAATCCTATGTTCCCATAAATATAGAAGAAATCGTAAAACATCAGCCCGATATCATCATACGCCTTACCCACACAAATTCCGAAGACACGGCCGAAAGTCTCAGGGCCGAGTTCGCAAAGAATGAAATTTGGCAGAAGGTAAAGGCTGTAAAAGAAGATAAAATCTACGACCTTGACAGTAATTTATACACAGTTTCACGGAATATTAAAATAATGCAGACTGTCGAGAATTTAAAAGAAATAATCTACGGAGAAACCGAAGACTAA
- the csrA gene encoding carbon storage regulator CsrA, which translates to MLILSRKTNQKILIGDDIEITIIDIRGDQVKIGVDAPPSVKVFREEIYQEIQNENRAALVRDTKLNLPELHIKKK; encoded by the coding sequence ATGCTCATACTTTCCCGTAAAACAAACCAAAAAATACTTATCGGAGATGATATAGAGATTACCATAATCGATATTCGGGGAGATCAGGTAAAAATAGGTGTAGATGCACCGCCTTCGGTCAAGGTTTTCCGTGAAGAAATCTACCAAGAAATCCAAAATGAAAACAGGGCAGCCTTGGTCCGAGATACAAAACTTAATCTACCCGAACTTCATATTAAAAAGAAATAA
- a CDS encoding flagellar assembly protein FliW, whose amino-acid sequence MEIKTKAMGLVEIQDEQIIELVDGFYGFEEFHKYALLDSGKEPFFWVQSLDDENLAFIVIDPFLFRPDYELDIDDELLKPIEAESPKDLLVFALVTIPAAGSPITANLQGPLIINKKNKKAFQAVLNDGKWNTKHDILAELNAAGRN is encoded by the coding sequence ATGGAAATTAAGACAAAAGCTATGGGGCTTGTTGAGATTCAGGATGAACAGATAATAGAATTGGTTGACGGATTTTACGGATTTGAAGAATTTCATAAATACGCCTTGTTGGATTCGGGAAAGGAGCCCTTCTTTTGGGTTCAATCCCTTGACGATGAAAATTTAGCCTTTATCGTTATCGATCCCTTTTTGTTCAGACCCGATTATGAGCTAGATATAGATGATGAACTTTTAAAGCCTATTGAGGCAGAATCTCCTAAAGACCTATTGGTTTTTGCCCTTGTTACCATTCCTGCTGCAGGAAGCCCGATTACCGCAAATTTGCAGGGACCTCTTATCATAAACAAAAAGAATAAGAAGGCTTTTCAGGCTGTCTTAAATGACGGAAAATGGAATACCAAACACGACATTCTTGCCGAATTAAATGCGGCGGGGAGGAACTGA
- a CDS encoding flagellar hook-associated protein 3 produces MMKRISTNIQHTDSNFSMRNQESRLHNLNNQIQSQRRINQLRDDPVSAGHSVRYKSYLARLERFEKNTKTLRDQYMSAETYMNNSLQVVQRLRELSVQGANGTYTPDDLKDMAAEADELLKELVQNGNAVNSDGVRVFSGTKSFTEPFETVMGDVDGAGSALITQVRYNGTVDSKEVETDELSFMRADQAGNRVFWAERQILISETDARNFVIKEDTSIEVDGVEIPLIAGDNVYAIMSKINDSGAAVKASLDPITSGLNLTTTDARQLWLRDAEGSTVLSELGLIKAEQRPPYNLANSVRVSGGSLFDAAIAVRDAFLSGDQEALGGKVLGIIDEGIHNLTTRMAETGSKYARAEVILARIDTQTLNVTAAESREADLDITKAITDLKMFEHTHQASLSVLGRLYRDSLLNYLR; encoded by the coding sequence ATGATGAAAAGAATTAGTACAAATATTCAGCACACGGACAGCAATTTTTCGATGAGGAATCAGGAGTCGAGGCTTCATAATCTAAATAATCAGATTCAGTCCCAACGAAGAATAAACCAGCTTAGAGATGACCCCGTTTCCGCAGGTCACTCGGTAAGATATAAGTCCTACCTTGCCCGCCTCGAAAGGTTTGAAAAGAACACAAAAACCTTAAGAGATCAATATATGTCGGCCGAAACCTATATGAATAATTCGCTCCAAGTTGTTCAGCGTTTAAGAGAGCTTTCAGTACAGGGAGCAAACGGAACCTATACGCCGGACGACTTAAAAGATATGGCAGCCGAGGCTGATGAACTTTTAAAAGAACTTGTTCAAAACGGAAATGCCGTAAACTCGGACGGTGTCAGAGTTTTTTCGGGAACAAAAAGTTTTACCGAGCCCTTTGAAACCGTGATGGGAGATGTGGACGGAGCAGGTTCCGCCCTTATAACTCAGGTAAGATACAACGGCACGGTCGATTCAAAGGAAGTTGAAACCGATGAGCTTTCTTTTATGAGGGCAGATCAGGCCGGTAACAGGGTATTTTGGGCCGAGAGGCAAATTCTTATCTCGGAAACCGATGCCCGAAACTTTGTCATAAAAGAAGACACAAGCATCGAGGTTGACGGGGTTGAGATTCCCTTAATTGCAGGCGACAATGTTTATGCAATTATGTCAAAGATAAACGATTCGGGAGCCGCAGTAAAAGCAAGCCTTGACCCGATAACAAGCGGTTTAAACCTTACAACTACCGATGCCCGCCAGCTTTGGCTTAGAGATGCTGAAGGAAGCACCGTTTTATCCGAATTGGGCTTGATAAAGGCCGAACAAAGGCCGCCCTACAATTTAGCAAATTCGGTACGCGTTTCGGGAGGCTCTCTTTTTGATGCAGCCATTGCCGTCCGCGATGCCTTCCTTTCGGGAGATCAAGAAGCCTTGGGCGGAAAGGTTTTGGGTATCATCGATGAGGGCATACATAATCTTACTACAAGAATGGCCGAAACAGGTTCCAAGTATGCAAGAGCCGAAGTTATCTTGGCACGAATTGATACGCAAACCTTAAATGTAACGGCAGCAGAGTCGCGCGAAGCCGACTTAGACATTACAAAGGCGATAACCGACCTAAAGATGTTTGAACATACGCATCAAGCTTCTTTAAGCGTATTGGGAAGACTTTACAGGGATTCGCTTTTAAACTACTTAAGATAA